One window from the genome of Dehalococcoidia bacterium encodes:
- the rplJ gene encoding 50S ribosomal protein L10, with amino-acid sequence MPTARKEQQVEELQALVSRATITISTGYRGLSVAEMIVLRRRMRDAGVDVRVVKNTLLKIAAERAGQPKVAELGSGPTAILFGYGDVATPAKAVQEYVRTARTALTVNSAFMDGQLLSAGQLGDIANLPSREQLLANLIGGLRSPVAAFASLLQGTIQQFAGLVEARANQLEGSAA; translated from the coding sequence GTGCCAACGGCACGCAAGGAGCAGCAGGTCGAAGAGCTGCAGGCACTCGTCTCGCGCGCGACGATCACGATCAGCACCGGCTACCGCGGCCTCAGCGTAGCGGAGATGATCGTGCTGCGCCGGCGCATGCGTGACGCCGGCGTCGACGTGCGCGTGGTCAAGAACACGCTGCTGAAGATCGCCGCCGAGCGCGCCGGCCAGCCGAAAGTCGCCGAGTTGGGCAGCGGCCCCACGGCGATCCTCTTCGGCTACGGCGACGTGGCCACGCCGGCCAAGGCGGTACAAGAGTACGTGCGCACCGCGCGCACCGCCCTCACCGTCAACTCGGCGTTCATGGATGGGCAACTGCTCAGCGCCGGCCAGCTGGGCGACATCGCCAATCTGCCCTCCAGGGAGCAACTGCTGGCGAACCTCATCGGCGGGCTGCGCTCGCCGGTCGCGGCCTTTGCCAGCCTTTTGCAGGGCACGATCCAGCAGTTCGCCGGCCTGGTCGAGGCGCGGGCCAACCAGCTCGAGGGCAGCGCGGCGTAG